The Chryseobacterium sp. 52 genome includes a region encoding these proteins:
- a CDS encoding GMC family oxidoreductase N-terminal domain-containing protein yields MDRKKFIKTGILAVSGFYFLNSNLFQAAQPETDKQGKEIIDAPILIIGSGYGGAVSALRLCEAGKKVIMLEMGLNWEKSGIPFSSMLKPGKSAAWLKKKTIAPFMNIFSLTPFTGTLDRMDFENIKIWMGRGVGGGSLVNGGMAVTPKESYFKEVFPDLDAEKFYRDYFPLVHKELKINVIDEQFLKDCPYYKFTRVGEEEAHKAGFKTIRVPNVYDFQYMEKEYRNEVPRSALNIEVIYGNNHGKNSLDKTYLKKALETGNLEILDLHCVEDIKLNDDKTYTLNVHQTDTSGAVISDKVFNCKKLILAAGTMGTLKLLLHSHAVNNFPVHEQIGKNWGNNGNFMTGRNWVKPLSGGTGSKQSTIPVGGIDNWEDKEHPFFTEIAPLPMGMDVATALYLLINRVDKKGKVSYDADTKKLSLDWDQSNTAKMRENADYFIKKMNRANGGTRSHFLFNNGFGADVCYHPLGGCVLGKATDDYGKLKNHDHLYVLDGSLIPGTIGVNPFVTITAIAEYCIENLIRQNEFA; encoded by the coding sequence ATGGACAGAAAAAAATTCATTAAAACGGGTATTCTTGCGGTATCAGGTTTTTATTTTCTTAACTCGAATCTGTTTCAGGCTGCACAACCCGAAACCGATAAGCAAGGAAAAGAAATCATAGATGCTCCCATCCTGATTATTGGAAGCGGATACGGAGGTGCGGTTTCTGCCCTGCGTCTTTGTGAAGCGGGAAAGAAGGTCATTATGCTTGAAATGGGTCTTAACTGGGAAAAATCAGGAATTCCATTTTCCAGTATGCTGAAACCTGGAAAAAGTGCAGCATGGCTGAAGAAGAAGACCATTGCACCGTTTATGAATATTTTTTCTTTAACTCCTTTTACCGGAACGCTGGACAGGATGGATTTTGAGAATATCAAAATCTGGATGGGAAGAGGCGTTGGCGGTGGCTCTCTGGTGAATGGCGGAATGGCTGTGACTCCCAAGGAAAGCTATTTTAAAGAAGTTTTCCCAGATCTGGATGCTGAAAAGTTCTACAGGGATTATTTTCCATTAGTCCACAAAGAACTGAAGATAAACGTGATCGATGAACAGTTTTTAAAAGACTGTCCGTATTACAAATTTACAAGAGTGGGTGAAGAGGAAGCTCATAAAGCAGGCTTTAAAACGATCAGGGTTCCGAATGTCTACGATTTTCAATATATGGAGAAGGAATACAGAAATGAAGTTCCCCGCTCTGCTCTTAACATAGAAGTAATCTATGGAAACAACCATGGAAAGAACAGTTTGGATAAAACCTATCTCAAAAAGGCGTTGGAAACCGGAAATCTAGAGATCCTTGACCTTCATTGTGTTGAAGATATCAAGCTTAATGATGATAAGACCTATACATTGAATGTTCACCAGACCGATACTTCAGGAGCTGTAATTTCTGATAAAGTATTTAACTGTAAAAAGCTGATTCTGGCTGCAGGGACAATGGGAACTTTAAAGCTTTTATTACATTCTCATGCAGTCAATAACTTTCCTGTTCATGAACAAATCGGGAAAAACTGGGGGAACAATGGTAATTTTATGACCGGCAGAAACTGGGTAAAACCCCTTTCGGGAGGAACGGGCTCCAAACAATCAACCATCCCGGTAGGTGGTATTGATAATTGGGAGGATAAGGAGCATCCTTTTTTCACAGAGATTGCACCGCTTCCTATGGGGATGGATGTGGCTACAGCATTATATCTGCTGATTAACCGGGTAGACAAAAAGGGAAAAGTTTCTTATGATGCTGATACTAAAAAACTCAGTTTAGACTGGGATCAAAGCAATACTGCGAAAATGAGGGAAAATGCAGATTATTTTATCAAAAAAATGAACCGGGCGAATGGCGGAACGAGAAGCCATTTCTTATTCAACAACGGTTTCGGAGCAGATGTCTGTTATCATCCGTTGGGAGGCTGTGTATTGGGTAAGGCTACTGATGACTATGGAAAATTAAAAAATCATGACCATCTTTATGTTCTGGATGGTTCTTTAATTCCGGGAACCATTGGTGTGAATCCATTTGTGACCATCACAGCAATTGCGGAATACTGCATTGAAAACCTGATCAGGCAGAATGAATTTGCTTAA
- a CDS encoding DUF1684 domain-containing protein, giving the protein MKKYLIILLLFPLFIFAQKMVSKEIVEIRKFQEELNTEYLNPKETPLRGDNFTHFKEHPFFPVDLKYRVTAKFIKTKNPQPFDLPTSSGKTKSYQEYGKATFELDGKPYTLTLYQSLDLIKQKKYKDYLFLPFRDGTNEKETYGGGKYMDLKIPKGNTIVLDFNQSYQPYCAYNAYDYNCPIVPEENKLPIEIKAGVMYQDIYHH; this is encoded by the coding sequence ATGAAAAAATACTTAATCATACTCCTGTTATTCCCTCTGTTTATTTTTGCCCAGAAAATGGTTTCAAAAGAGATCGTGGAGATCAGAAAATTTCAGGAAGAACTTAATACAGAATATCTTAATCCGAAGGAAACGCCTTTACGCGGGGATAATTTTACCCATTTTAAAGAACATCCATTCTTTCCGGTTGATTTAAAATACAGAGTTACAGCAAAATTCATTAAAACTAAAAATCCACAGCCTTTCGACCTTCCTACTTCATCCGGGAAGACCAAATCTTATCAGGAATATGGAAAAGCCACATTTGAATTAGACGGAAAACCATATACGCTGACTTTATATCAGAGTCTTGACCTGATCAAACAGAAGAAATATAAAGACTATCTTTTTCTTCCTTTCCGGGATGGGACCAATGAAAAGGAAACCTATGGCGGCGGAAAATATATGGATCTGAAAATTCCAAAAGGAAATACGATTGTTCTGGATTTCAACCAGTCATATCAGCCTTACTGTGCCTACAATGCTTATGACTACAACTGTCCGATAGTTCCTGAAGAAAATAAACTTCCGATAGAAATCAAGGCAGGGGTGATGTATCAGGATATTTATCATCATTAA
- a CDS encoding GNAT family N-acetyltransferase, which translates to MISLAFFKQEDFSGVNYILDEEQQKYTSGAEKALQRIKDRNDSQGFAVTVFKDEEPAGFFVLDFGEDKFELTENEHSVLLRSLSVNPELQGRGIGKAAMQKADDFVREQFPDCDEIVLAVNQKNLSAYHIYLKTEYVYEGKTIIGRSGPQYVMSKKL; encoded by the coding sequence ATGATCAGCTTAGCATTTTTTAAACAGGAAGATTTCTCCGGAGTTAACTATATTTTGGATGAAGAGCAGCAGAAATATACTTCAGGTGCAGAGAAAGCTTTACAGAGAATTAAAGATAGAAATGATTCTCAAGGATTTGCGGTTACTGTTTTTAAAGATGAAGAACCTGCCGGATTTTTTGTGCTGGATTTCGGAGAAGATAAATTTGAGCTTACAGAAAATGAGCATTCTGTTCTGTTGAGGTCCTTATCTGTAAATCCTGAATTACAGGGAAGAGGAATAGGAAAAGCAGCGATGCAGAAAGCAGATGATTTCGTCAGAGAACAATTTCCGGACTGTGATGAAATTGTTCTTGCGGTCAATCAGAAAAATCTTTCAGCCTATCATATTTACTTAAAGACAGAATATGTATATGAAGGAAAAACCATCATAGGAAGAAGTGGTCCGCAATATGTGATGTCTAAAAAACTTTAA
- a CDS encoding glucose 1-dehydrogenase — MEISLRNQVAVVTGASSGIGSGIAKSLASAGATIIVNHSSERSVEEAQAVLKEITDAGGKGITYQCDVSKEDQVVKMFQDTVSEFGTVDILINNAGIQKDARFTEMTLDQWNAVIGVNLTGQFLCAREAVKEFLRRGIDPSRSIACGKIIHISSVHEIIPWAGHANYASSKGAIRMLMQTLAQEYGADKIRVNSICPGAIQTPINKDAWSTPEALNSLLNLIPYNRIGQPQDIGNLAAFLASDLADYITGTSIFVDGGMTTFESFSTGG; from the coding sequence ATGGAAATATCACTTCGTAATCAGGTAGCTGTCGTTACAGGAGCGTCTAGCGGAATAGGTTCAGGAATTGCAAAATCTTTGGCTTCGGCTGGTGCAACAATTATTGTTAATCATTCCTCAGAAAGGTCTGTAGAAGAAGCGCAGGCCGTTTTAAAAGAAATTACAGATGCCGGCGGAAAAGGGATAACATATCAATGTGATGTTTCGAAAGAAGATCAGGTAGTGAAAATGTTTCAGGATACTGTTTCAGAATTCGGAACGGTAGACATCCTTATTAATAATGCGGGAATCCAGAAAGATGCCAGGTTTACGGAAATGACGCTCGATCAGTGGAACGCTGTGATTGGAGTGAATCTTACCGGACAATTTCTCTGTGCCCGTGAAGCTGTCAAAGAGTTTTTGCGCCGAGGGATAGACCCTTCCCGTTCCATTGCCTGTGGAAAGATTATTCACATCAGTTCCGTTCATGAAATTATTCCGTGGGCCGGACACGCCAATTATGCATCGAGTAAAGGAGCAATCAGAATGCTGATGCAAACCCTTGCACAGGAATATGGTGCCGATAAGATCCGAGTCAATTCTATTTGCCCGGGCGCTATCCAGACTCCAATTAATAAAGATGCCTGGAGTACTCCGGAAGCACTGAATTCTCTGCTCAATTTAATTCCCTACAACAGAATTGGACAGCCACAGGATATCGGAAATTTAGCCGCTTTTCTGGCCAGTGACCTGGCAGACTACATCACCGGAACCAGTATTTTTGTAGATGGTGGAATGACCACTTTTGAAAGCTTTTCTACAGGAGGGTAG
- a CDS encoding MGH1-like glycoside hydrolase domain-containing protein, which produces MSEKQRLSDISWKKWGPYVSNREWGLVREDYSSNGDAWNYTNHDTAEAKTYRWGEEGICGICDDLQKLVFSIGFWNKKDKMVKERFFGLTNGQGNHGEDVKEYFYYLDSTPTHSYMKMLYKYPQNAFPYEDLLKTNAERTKDEPEYELIDTGIFENNEYFDIFIEYVKESQYDMLVKLTIVNKSAKEAPIVILPTIWFRNTWNWGYNDYKPQLSSEAAEHISISHKDLEIKNVYAKQSLKTLFCNNETNTERLYQSSNESKYCKDGINDFVINGNSQAVNPKDTGTKASFFIDEILQAGESKIFEFRITDKELKEPFIDFEALVELRKKEADEFYAEIQNGLESEDEKMVQRQAFAGMLWNKMFYHYNVEKWLKGDPAEMAPPKSREKIRNYEWKHLNNEHIISMPDKWEYPWYATWDLAFHTISFSLIDPDFAKHQLKLFLFEWYMHPNGQLPAYEWNFSDVNPPVHAWAVFRVFKIAEYIKGKPDLEFLESAFQKLLMNFTWWVNKKDSNGNNIFEGGFLGLDNIGVFDRNTTLPNGEQLEQSDGTSWMAMFALNMMRIALELALYNNVYEEMAMKFFEHFLSIANSLDNMGDEEFSLWDQEDEFFYDAIASSDGNHMYLRLRTIVGLIPMFAVEVIDDEMIEKLPNFKKRMKWVLENKPELASLVSRWEVKGQDSKHLLSLLRGHRLKRLLKRMLNPEEFLSDYGVRALSKEYENNPYTLNLNGTDYCVKYTPAESDSGLFGGNSNWRGPIWFPINFLIIESLQRFFFYYSPDFLVEYPTGSGNYSNLDEIADSLSKRLSKIFLKDENGRRPVNGQYERFQTDPDFKDYILFYEYFHGDNGRGVGASHQTGWTGLIAKILQPRFSKKEIAESETEMPGEIKK; this is translated from the coding sequence ATGTCCGAAAAACAAAGACTTTCAGATATCTCATGGAAAAAATGGGGACCCTACGTCAGTAACCGCGAATGGGGACTTGTTCGTGAAGATTACAGCTCAAACGGAGATGCATGGAACTATACCAACCATGATACGGCAGAAGCCAAGACCTACCGGTGGGGTGAAGAAGGCATATGCGGGATCTGTGATGATCTTCAGAAACTGGTTTTTTCCATAGGATTTTGGAATAAAAAAGATAAAATGGTCAAAGAACGCTTCTTTGGCCTTACCAACGGGCAGGGAAATCACGGCGAAGATGTCAAAGAATATTTTTATTATCTGGATTCTACGCCAACGCATTCTTACATGAAGATGCTGTATAAATATCCGCAGAATGCTTTTCCCTACGAAGATCTGTTAAAAACCAATGCAGAACGAACTAAAGATGAACCTGAATATGAGCTGATTGATACAGGGATTTTTGAAAACAATGAATATTTTGACATCTTTATTGAATATGTTAAAGAAAGCCAGTATGATATGTTGGTTAAACTGACGATCGTCAATAAATCTGCAAAAGAAGCTCCGATTGTAATACTGCCCACGATTTGGTTCAGAAATACCTGGAACTGGGGATACAATGATTACAAACCCCAGCTGAGCAGTGAAGCTGCAGAACATATCAGCATCAGTCACAAAGACCTTGAAATTAAAAATGTATATGCAAAGCAGTCTTTAAAAACACTGTTCTGTAACAATGAAACCAATACGGAAAGACTCTATCAGTCATCCAATGAATCAAAATACTGTAAAGACGGGATTAATGATTTTGTGATTAACGGAAATTCTCAAGCGGTGAATCCAAAAGATACCGGAACGAAAGCTTCTTTTTTTATTGATGAAATACTGCAAGCCGGAGAATCTAAAATTTTCGAATTCAGAATTACAGATAAAGAATTAAAAGAACCGTTTATTGATTTTGAGGCGCTTGTTGAGCTAAGGAAAAAAGAAGCAGATGAATTCTATGCTGAAATTCAGAACGGATTGGAATCAGAAGATGAAAAAATGGTCCAGAGACAGGCATTTGCAGGGATGCTCTGGAATAAAATGTTTTATCATTACAACGTTGAAAAGTGGCTGAAAGGAGATCCTGCAGAAATGGCACCTCCAAAATCCAGGGAGAAAATCAGGAATTATGAGTGGAAACATCTCAATAACGAGCATATTATTTCAATGCCTGATAAATGGGAATATCCCTGGTATGCAACATGGGATCTGGCCTTTCATACGATCAGTTTTTCATTAATTGACCCGGATTTTGCAAAGCATCAGCTGAAACTTTTTCTGTTTGAATGGTATATGCATCCCAACGGTCAGCTTCCCGCTTACGAATGGAATTTCAGCGATGTGAATCCTCCGGTTCATGCATGGGCCGTTTTCAGGGTATTTAAAATAGCTGAGTACATCAAAGGAAAGCCGGATCTTGAGTTTCTGGAAAGTGCTTTTCAAAAGTTACTCATGAATTTTACGTGGTGGGTCAATAAAAAGGACAGCAACGGCAATAATATTTTTGAAGGAGGCTTTCTCGGACTTGATAATATTGGAGTTTTTGACCGAAATACGACCCTTCCAAACGGCGAGCAGCTGGAGCAGTCAGATGGAACCAGCTGGATGGCAATGTTTGCTCTGAATATGATGAGAATTGCTCTGGAACTGGCTCTGTACAACAATGTGTATGAAGAAATGGCGATGAAGTTTTTTGAACATTTTCTTTCTATTGCCAATTCACTGGACAATATGGGCGATGAAGAGTTCAGCCTTTGGGATCAGGAAGATGAATTTTTCTATGATGCCATTGCTTCCAGTGACGGAAACCATATGTATTTAAGATTGAGAACTATTGTAGGACTGATACCGATGTTTGCGGTTGAGGTGATTGATGATGAAATGATTGAGAAGCTTCCTAATTTCAAAAAAAGAATGAAATGGGTGCTTGAAAATAAGCCTGAACTGGCCTCACTCGTATCAAGATGGGAGGTGAAAGGTCAGGATTCCAAACACCTTCTTTCGCTGCTTCGCGGACACCGTTTAAAAAGACTTTTGAAAAGGATGCTGAATCCTGAAGAGTTTTTGAGCGATTATGGAGTTCGGGCTTTGTCTAAAGAATACGAAAACAATCCCTATACTTTAAATTTAAATGGAACGGATTATTGTGTGAAATATACACCAGCAGAGAGTGACAGCGGTCTTTTTGGCGGAAACAGCAACTGGCGCGGACCCATTTGGTTTCCCATCAATTTTCTGATTATTGAGAGCCTTCAGCGGTTTTTCTTTTACTACAGCCCTGATTTTCTGGTGGAATATCCTACAGGAAGTGGAAATTACTCTAATTTAGATGAGATTGCGGATTCATTAAGCAAAAGGCTGTCTAAGATTTTTTTGAAGGATGAAAATGGGAGACGTCCGGTGAATGGTCAGTATGAA